One window of the Pseudomonas sihuiensis genome contains the following:
- the purM gene encoding phosphoribosylformylglycinamidine cyclo-ligase, with protein MSKQPSISYKDAGVDIDAGEALVERIKGVAKRTARPEVMGGLGGFGALCEIPAGYKQPVLVSGTDGVGTKLRLALNLNKHDSIGQDLVAMCVNDLVVCGAEPLFFLDYYATGKLNVDVAATVVTGIGAGCELAGCSLVGGETAEMPGMYEGEDYDLAGFCVGVVEKSEIIDGSKVITGDALIALPSSGPHSNGYSLIRKIIEVSGADIKQVQLDGKALADLLMAPTRIYVKPLLKLIKDTGAVKAMAHITGGGLLDNIPRVLPQGAQAVIDVASWNRPAVFDWLQEQGNVDEHEMHRVLNCGVGMVICVAQDQVETALASLRSSGEQPWVIGQITEAAEGAAQVQLNNLKAH; from the coding sequence ATGAGCAAGCAACCCTCCATCAGCTACAAGGACGCAGGCGTCGACATCGATGCCGGTGAAGCCCTGGTCGAACGCATCAAAGGCGTCGCCAAGCGCACTGCGCGTCCGGAAGTCATGGGTGGCCTGGGCGGCTTCGGCGCCCTGTGCGAGATCCCGGCCGGCTACAAGCAACCCGTACTGGTGTCCGGCACCGACGGCGTCGGCACCAAACTGCGCCTGGCACTGAACCTGAACAAGCACGACAGCATCGGCCAGGACCTGGTCGCCATGTGCGTCAACGACCTGGTGGTGTGCGGCGCCGAGCCGCTGTTCTTCCTCGACTACTACGCTACCGGCAAGCTCAACGTCGACGTCGCCGCCACCGTGGTCACCGGCATTGGCGCCGGTTGCGAGTTGGCTGGCTGCTCCCTGGTCGGTGGTGAAACCGCGGAAATGCCGGGCATGTACGAAGGCGAAGACTACGACCTGGCCGGCTTCTGCGTTGGCGTGGTGGAAAAGAGCGAAATCATCGACGGCTCCAAGGTCATCACTGGCGACGCGCTGATCGCACTGCCCTCCTCCGGCCCGCACTCCAACGGCTACTCGCTGATCCGCAAGATCATCGAAGTCTCCGGCGCCGACATCAAGCAGGTGCAACTGGATGGCAAGGCCCTGGCCGACCTGCTGATGGCGCCGACCCGTATCTACGTCAAGCCGCTGCTCAAGCTGATCAAGGACACCGGTGCGGTCAAGGCCATGGCCCACATCACCGGCGGCGGCCTGCTGGACAACATCCCGCGTGTGCTGCCGCAAGGCGCCCAGGCGGTGATCGACGTGGCCAGCTGGAATCGTCCGGCGGTGTTCGACTGGCTGCAGGAACAAGGCAACGTCGACGAACATGAAATGCACCGCGTGCTGAACTGCGGCGTCGGCATGGTCATCTGCGTCGCTCAGGATCAGGTCGAAACCGCCCTGGCCAGCCTGCGCTCCAGCGGCGAGCAACCCTGGGTCATCGGCCAGATCACCGAAGCAGCCGAAGGCGCAGCCCAGGTGCAGCTGAACAACCTGAAAGCCCACTGA
- the purN gene encoding phosphoribosylglycinamide formyltransferase, which yields MPCNVVVLISGSGSNLQALIDSVAHDGNPARIAAVICNRAGAHGLERAKQAGIATELLDHKQFDGREAFDAALIQAIDAHQPDLVVLAGFMRILTPGFVQHYAGRLLNIHPSLLPKHKGLHTHQRAIEAGDSEHGCSVHFVTEELDGGPLVVQAVLPVMADDTAESLASRVHQQEHLIYPLAVRWFAEGRLRLGAQGAMLDDQPLPASGHLIRT from the coding sequence ATGCCCTGCAATGTCGTCGTCCTGATCTCCGGGTCAGGCAGCAATCTGCAAGCGCTGATCGACAGCGTCGCCCACGACGGCAATCCGGCCCGCATCGCCGCGGTTATCTGCAACCGCGCCGGTGCCCACGGCCTGGAGCGGGCGAAACAGGCCGGGATCGCCACCGAACTGCTTGATCACAAGCAGTTCGACGGCCGCGAAGCCTTCGATGCCGCCCTGATCCAGGCCATCGATGCCCACCAGCCTGACCTGGTGGTACTGGCCGGTTTCATGCGCATCCTCACGCCTGGCTTCGTTCAGCACTATGCAGGCCGCCTGCTCAATATCCACCCGTCACTGCTGCCCAAGCACAAAGGCCTGCACACTCATCAACGAGCTATCGAAGCCGGCGACAGCGAACACGGCTGCAGCGTGCACTTCGTGACAGAGGAACTCGATGGTGGCCCCCTGGTCGTACAAGCAGTGCTGCCCGTAATGGCCGATGACACGGCCGAAAGCCTGGCCAGCCGCGTACACCAGCAGGAGCACCTGATTTATCCACTGGCGGTGCGCTGGTTTGCCGAAGGCCGCTTGCGTCTTGGCGCCCAAGGCGCAATGCTGGATGACCAGCCGCTGCCTGCCAGCGGCCACCTGATTCGAACCTAG
- a CDS encoding DUF3108 domain-containing protein translates to MRRALLFALTLFALPALAEDLQPFSASYTADWKQLPVSGSAERSLKREDDGRWTLNFEASMLVASLTEESTFRVDNGALLPLTYRLNRSGLGKGKKVEQDFDWEQKQVIGNDRGDAVRLPLNRGLLDKSTYQVALQQDVAAGKKSVSYQVVDGDEIETYDFRVLGEEVVRTKAGLIDAIKVERVRDPTQSTRKTVLWFAKDWGHLLVRLHQVETDGKEYQIMLKDGTVAGKPVEGRRD, encoded by the coding sequence ATGCGTCGCGCCCTGCTGTTCGCCCTGACCCTGTTCGCCCTGCCAGCCCTTGCCGAGGATCTGCAGCCTTTCTCCGCCAGCTACACGGCGGACTGGAAGCAACTGCCGGTCAGCGGCAGCGCCGAACGCAGCCTCAAGCGTGAGGACGACGGCCGCTGGACCCTCAACTTCGAAGCCTCGATGCTGGTTGCCAGCCTTACCGAAGAAAGCACCTTCCGCGTCGACAACGGCGCCCTGCTGCCCTTGACCTACCGCCTCAACCGCAGCGGCCTGGGTAAAGGCAAGAAGGTCGAGCAGGACTTCGACTGGGAGCAGAAACAAGTCATCGGCAATGACCGTGGCGATGCCGTACGCCTCCCGCTCAATCGCGGCCTGCTGGACAAGTCGACCTACCAGGTCGCCCTGCAGCAGGACGTCGCGGCGGGCAAAAAGAGCGTGAGTTACCAGGTGGTCGACGGTGACGAAATCGAAACCTATGACTTCCGTGTACTGGGCGAAGAAGTGGTACGCACCAAGGCTGGCCTGATCGACGCGATCAAGGTCGAGCGCGTGCGTGACCCCACGCAAAGCACCCGCAAGACAGTGCTGTGGTTCGCCAAGGACTGGGGTCACCTGCTGGTGCGCCTGCATCAGGTGGAGACCGACGGCAAGGAATACCAGATCATGCTCAAGGACGGCACCGTCGCCGGCAAGCCGGTCGAAGGTCGTCGCGACTGA
- a CDS encoding IS3 family transposase (programmed frameshift), which yields MSKQRRTFSAEFKREAAVLVLDQGYSHIEACRSLGVVDSALRRWVKQLQEERLGVTPKSKALTPEQQKIQELEARIDRLEREKAIPKKGYRSLDVGRVQSYALIDQLSERESVEVVCSAFDVVRSCYYAHRLRRCRVDARRVALRSQVNQLFNQSRGSAGSRSILGMLREDGVSIGRFRVRRLMRELGLVSKQPGSHAYKQATVERPDIPNRLNRAFATERPNQVWCGDITYIWAQGRWNYLAVVLDLHARRVIGWAFSAKPDTELVIKALDMAYEQRGKPQQVLFHSDQGSQYASRLFRQRLWRYRMEQSMSRRGNCWDNSPMERLFRSLKSEWVPPTGYLTAQEAQRDISHYLMHRYNWIRPHQFNDGLPPAAAEEKLNPLSGMG from the exons ATGAGTAAGCAACGACGTACGTTTTCTGCCGAGTTCAAGCGAGAGGCTGCGGTCTTGGTGCTGGATCAAGGCTACAGCCATATCGAGGCCTGCCGTTCGCTGGGCGTCGTGGACTCGGCATTGCGCCGCTGGGTGAAACAGCTCCAAGAAGAGCGCCTCGGCGTCACCCCGAAAAGCAAAGCATTGACTCCCGAACAGCAGAAAATCCAAGAGCTGGAAGCCAGGATCGACCGACTGGAACGGGAGAAAGCGATCC CTAAAAAAGGCTACCGCTCTCTTGATGTCGGACGAGTTCAATCGTACGCGCTGATAGACCAGTTGAGTGAGCGGGAGTCGGTGGAAGTGGTCTGTTCAGCCTTCGACGTGGTGCGGTCTTGCTACTACGCCCATCGTCTACGGCGCTGCCGTGTTGATGCGCGCCGCGTTGCACTGCGCAGTCAGGTCAATCAGCTGTTCAACCAGAGTCGAGGATCGGCTGGTAGCCGAAGCATTCTGGGCATGCTGCGTGAGGATGGCGTAAGCATTGGCCGCTTTCGCGTGCGTCGGTTAATGCGCGAGTTGGGCCTGGTCAGCAAACAACCAGGCTCGCATGCGTACAAGCAGGCTACGGTTGAACGGCCAGATATCCCGAACCGGCTGAACCGTGCGTTCGCCACCGAACGACCCAACCAGGTCTGGTGCGGCGATATCACCTACATCTGGGCGCAAGGCCGCTGGAATTACTTAGCGGTGGTGCTGGATCTGCATGCACGACGAGTAATTGGCTGGGCATTCTCCGCCAAGCCGGATACGGAGTTGGTCATCAAGGCGCTGGATATGGCCTACGAGCAACGAGGCAAACCGCAGCAGGTGCTGTTTCATTCCGATCAGGGCAGCCAGTACGCCAGCCGCCTGTTTCGGCAGCGGTTGTGGCGATATCGGATGGAACAGAGCATGAGCCGTCGAGGTAATTGCTGGGACAATTCACCGATGGAGCGGTTGTTCCGGAGTCTGAAGTCGGAGTGGGTTCCGCCGACCGGTTACCTGACAGCTCAGGAGGCTCAGCGGGACATCAGTCATTACCTGATGCACCGCTACAACTGGATCAGGCCACATCAATTCAACGACGGGCTGCCGCCCGCCGCTGCCGAAGAAAAACTTAACCCACTGTCCGGGATGGGTTGA
- a CDS encoding ammonium transporter, which translates to MENINSAVATLIHGSNTLFILLGAIMVLAMHAGFAFLEVGTVRQKNQVNALSKILSDFAISALAYFFIGYWIAYGINFFEPAAVLTENHGYGLVKFFFLLTFAAAIPAIISGGIAERAKFGPQLCATALIVAFVYPFFEGMIWNGNYGFQAWLETRFGAGFHDFAGSVVVHAMGGWLAFGAVLLLGRRNGRYRDGKLVAMAPSNIPFLALGSWILIIGWFGFNVMSAQTLEGVSGLVAVNSLMAMVGGTVAALLVGRNDPGFLHNGPLAGLVAICAGSDLMHPIGALVTGAIAGALFVWAFTATQVKWKIDDVLGVWPLHGLCGIWGGIACGIFGLEAFGGLGGVSLASQVIGTALGVVVALVGGFVVYGLLKASLGIRLSQEEEYNGADLSIHKIGAVSQD; encoded by the coding sequence ATGGAAAACATCAACAGTGCCGTGGCCACGCTGATCCATGGCTCCAATACCCTGTTCATCCTGCTGGGTGCAATCATGGTCCTGGCCATGCATGCCGGGTTTGCCTTCCTCGAAGTGGGAACGGTGCGGCAGAAAAACCAGGTCAATGCGCTATCGAAGATTCTTTCGGATTTCGCCATTTCCGCCCTGGCGTATTTCTTCATCGGCTACTGGATCGCCTATGGCATCAACTTCTTCGAGCCGGCGGCGGTGCTGACGGAGAACCACGGGTACGGTCTGGTGAAGTTCTTCTTCCTGCTGACCTTCGCCGCGGCGATTCCGGCAATCATCTCCGGTGGTATCGCTGAGCGCGCCAAGTTCGGCCCGCAGCTATGCGCCACTGCATTGATCGTGGCGTTCGTCTATCCCTTCTTCGAAGGCATGATCTGGAACGGCAACTACGGCTTCCAGGCCTGGCTCGAGACTCGTTTCGGCGCGGGCTTTCATGACTTCGCCGGTTCGGTGGTGGTGCATGCGATGGGCGGCTGGTTGGCATTCGGCGCGGTGCTGCTGCTGGGGCGCCGCAATGGTCGCTATCGCGACGGCAAGCTGGTGGCCATGGCGCCGTCGAACATTCCATTCCTGGCACTGGGCTCGTGGATCCTGATCATCGGCTGGTTCGGCTTCAACGTAATGAGTGCGCAGACGCTCGAGGGCGTCAGTGGCCTGGTGGCGGTCAACTCGCTGATGGCCATGGTCGGTGGCACCGTCGCCGCGCTGCTGGTGGGGCGCAATGACCCAGGCTTTCTGCATAACGGCCCGCTCGCTGGCCTAGTAGCGATATGCGCCGGCTCGGACCTGATGCATCCGATTGGTGCCCTGGTCACTGGCGCGATTGCCGGTGCGCTATTCGTCTGGGCATTCACCGCGACCCAGGTGAAGTGGAAGATCGATGACGTGCTCGGCGTCTGGCCGCTGCATGGCCTGTGCGGCATATGGGGTGGCATCGCCTGCGGCATCTTCGGCCTCGAAGCATTCGGTGGCCTGGGTGGCGTCAGCCTGGCCAGCCAGGTGATCGGCACTGCGCTGGGCGTGGTGGTCGCGCTGGTCGGTGGCTTCGTGGTGTACGGCCTGCTCAAGGCGTCGCTGGGCATTCGCCTGAGTCAGGAAGAGGAATACAACGGCGCCGACCTGTCGATCCACAAGATCGGCGCGGTGAGTCAGGATTGA
- a CDS encoding DUF883 family protein: protein MPRKAATPSTKDALLDEFQALVSDTEKLLQHSASLAGEQAEALRDDIRSSLDRARDTLHKAESGLREQGKIAVDATEDYVHKHPWQALGLSAAIGLVLGLLISRR, encoded by the coding sequence ATGCCACGCAAAGCCGCTACTCCAAGCACCAAGGACGCCCTGCTGGATGAATTCCAGGCTCTGGTCAGCGACACCGAGAAGCTCCTGCAACATTCCGCCAGCCTGGCTGGTGAACAGGCCGAAGCGCTGCGCGATGACATTCGCAGCAGTCTTGACCGTGCCCGTGACACCTTGCACAAAGCCGAGTCCGGCCTGCGCGAACAGGGCAAGATCGCCGTCGACGCCACCGAGGATTACGTGCACAAACACCCGTGGCAGGCGCTCGGCCTGTCGGCCGCTATCGGCCTGGTGCTCGGCCTGCTGATCAGCCGCCGTTGA
- a CDS encoding phage holin family protein: MSNGPSPRRLGAALLGLLQGHVALLAHELEDQRDQALRALLLGGLCLAFALLLLIGLSALLLIVYWDTHRLAVATGLCLFYAFGLLGCGAWLLTSLRNAEPPFSASLEELQRDREQLLP, from the coding sequence ATGTCCAACGGCCCCTCGCCACGGCGCCTGGGAGCAGCCCTGCTGGGCCTGCTCCAGGGCCACGTGGCGCTGCTGGCGCATGAACTCGAAGACCAACGCGACCAGGCACTGCGTGCGCTGCTCCTTGGTGGTCTGTGCCTGGCCTTCGCCCTGCTCCTGCTGATAGGTCTGTCCGCTCTGCTGCTGATCGTTTACTGGGATACGCACCGCCTGGCAGTCGCCACCGGCCTGTGCCTGTTCTACGCTTTTGGCCTGCTCGGTTGCGGCGCCTGGCTGCTGACCAGTCTGCGCAACGCCGAGCCGCCGTTCAGCGCCAGCCTTGAAGAACTGCAACGTGACCGCGAGCAACTGCTGCCATGA
- a CDS encoding EAL domain-containing protein: protein MIDGLPFAVFQPFIDTATGRIAGVEALARLRDAEGQVRSAGPLFADPKTPPAALRRLDRQVREDALQRFHQAPADWFLSLNISPRWISRLRPAQPLPSLIQLQRSGIDPARIVFEITELGGASQRLPDVVARYRDAGARIAIDDFGAGYSQLDRVLALQPDILKLDMRLFQEAARGGPSGEVVKALAQMAEKTGCWIIAEGVETEAELNFALECGARYVQGFLFARPEEELFASDAFVGRFARLRDSYVQQKLAERARLVSLRQQLAELMSELRFWAESGAPATSLNAPDNYPWLLRIYQCDRHGTQLTPNLQWRQNIWQADDRYLGHNWSWRPYFYQLLAEGWEERRLTLSTTYRDATTNQYCLTAGQFIDNGRRLLLVDIDAAGF, encoded by the coding sequence GTGATCGACGGACTGCCTTTTGCCGTCTTCCAACCCTTTATCGACACCGCCACTGGCCGGATCGCGGGCGTCGAGGCCTTGGCGCGACTACGCGATGCCGAGGGCCAGGTGCGCTCGGCCGGGCCGCTGTTCGCCGACCCGAAAACACCGCCTGCAGCCCTGCGCCGCCTCGACCGACAGGTACGCGAGGATGCCCTGCAGCGCTTCCACCAGGCTCCGGCGGACTGGTTCCTGAGCCTGAACATTTCACCACGCTGGATCAGCCGCCTGCGCCCGGCACAGCCACTGCCCAGCCTGATTCAACTGCAGCGCAGCGGTATCGACCCTGCGCGCATCGTCTTCGAGATCACCGAGCTGGGCGGTGCCAGCCAGCGCTTACCCGACGTGGTGGCGCGCTACCGCGACGCCGGCGCGCGCATCGCTATCGACGATTTCGGCGCTGGCTATTCGCAGCTCGACCGCGTGCTGGCGCTGCAACCGGACATCCTCAAGCTGGACATGCGCCTGTTCCAGGAAGCCGCTCGCGGCGGCCCTAGCGGCGAAGTGGTCAAGGCGCTGGCCCAGATGGCCGAAAAGACCGGTTGCTGGATCATCGCCGAAGGTGTGGAAACCGAAGCCGAGTTGAACTTCGCCCTGGAGTGCGGCGCCCGTTACGTCCAGGGATTCCTGTTCGCCAGGCCGGAGGAGGAACTGTTCGCCAGCGACGCCTTCGTCGGCCGTTTCGCACGTCTGCGTGACAGCTACGTACAGCAGAAACTCGCCGAGCGCGCGCGCCTGGTCAGCCTGCGCCAGCAACTGGCCGAATTGATGTCCGAACTCCGCTTCTGGGCCGAAAGCGGCGCCCCGGCAACGAGCCTTAACGCGCCGGACAACTATCCCTGGCTGTTGCGCATCTATCAGTGCGACCGCCACGGCACCCAGCTCACACCCAACCTGCAGTGGCGCCAGAACATCTGGCAGGCCGATGACCGCTACCTTGGGCATAACTGGTCATGGCGCCCCTACTTCTATCAACTGCTGGCCGAAGGCTGGGAAGAGCGGCGCCTGACGCTCTCCACCACCTACCGCGACGCCACCACCAACCAGTACTGCCTGACCGCCGGGCAGTTCATCGACAATGGTCGTCGCCTGCTGCTGGTGGACATCGACGCCGCCGGTTTCTGA
- a CDS encoding c-type cytochrome domain-containing protein, producing MLWLALRLFIPLLLSASVLAAASPTYHDDIAPLLANRCLVCHSGAQAPLGLRLDSLENLLRGSQRGPVVHAGDAAGSELLRRLTGSSQLRMPLSGPPFLEAAEIAMVERWINAGLPAGRESATQPTAAVSSLNGVVDYRHVEAILLRRCATCHSASGLMGPAPEGYLLSSYAATLASGERARVVPGNPAASELVRRIRGQARPRMPYDGPPYLTDAEIDLIVAWIEQGARDAAGQPAPVPVGARVRLHGRLDDAGRLDGLALLIDARTRLDDAPHPGAYVQVRGRLDASGRVQVERLRLR from the coding sequence ATGCTCTGGCTAGCCCTGCGCCTGTTCATCCCGCTGCTGCTCAGCGCCAGTGTGCTGGCCGCCGCATCCCCGACCTACCACGACGACATCGCTCCGCTACTGGCCAACCGCTGCCTGGTTTGCCACAGCGGCGCGCAGGCCCCGCTGGGCCTGCGCCTGGACAGCCTGGAGAATCTGTTGCGCGGCAGCCAGCGCGGGCCGGTGGTCCACGCTGGCGATGCTGCCGGCAGCGAGTTGCTGCGTCGCCTGACGGGCAGCAGCCAACTGCGTATGCCGCTGAGCGGCCCACCCTTTCTCGAAGCCGCCGAGATCGCCATGGTAGAACGCTGGATAAATGCCGGCCTACCAGCAGGCCGCGAAAGCGCAACCCAGCCTACCGCCGCCGTCTCAAGCCTCAACGGGGTGGTCGACTACCGCCACGTCGAAGCCATCTTGCTGCGCCGCTGCGCTACCTGCCATTCCGCCAGCGGCCTGATGGGTCCGGCTCCCGAGGGTTATCTGCTGTCGAGTTACGCCGCGACCCTGGCCAGCGGCGAACGCGCCCGCGTGGTGCCCGGCAACCCTGCAGCCAGCGAGCTGGTGCGGCGCATTCGTGGCCAGGCGCGCCCCCGCATGCCGTACGACGGTCCGCCCTATCTCACGGATGCGGAAATCGACCTGATCGTGGCCTGGATCGAACAAGGCGCACGCGATGCTGCCGGACAACCAGCCCCCGTGCCGGTGGGCGCCCGAGTACGTCTGCATGGCCGCCTAGATGATGCCGGCAGGCTGGACGGTCTGGCGCTACTGATCGACGCACGCACACGCCTGGATGATGCGCCGCATCCCGGCGCCTACGTGCAGGTACGCGGCCGCCTCGATGCCAGCGGCCGCGTGCAGGTAGAACGTCTACGCCTGCGCTAA
- a CDS encoding SCO family protein has protein sequence MNTRRKVLAGLGVAAFGWAAWRSGSSLQQPAAPLAGVGGARFPNVPLLTHEGREVRFYDDLVRGKVVAINMMYAQCSNSCPATTANLRLVQEMLGERAGRDVHLYSLTLQPELDSPERLREYVERHHIGPGWQFLTGARADIEQLRRALGFYDVDPVVDLNDLSHTGMLRIGNAALDRWTMAPSLTDAAQILSTINHVDSKVVHTAYRPSEAPAEQLAQA, from the coding sequence ATGAATACGCGAAGAAAGGTACTGGCAGGGCTGGGCGTCGCTGCGTTCGGCTGGGCCGCCTGGCGCTCGGGCAGCAGCCTGCAGCAACCGGCTGCGCCGCTGGCCGGGGTGGGCGGTGCACGTTTTCCCAATGTCCCGCTGCTGACCCACGAGGGTCGTGAAGTGCGCTTCTATGACGACCTGGTGCGTGGCAAGGTGGTGGCGATCAACATGATGTATGCCCAGTGCAGCAACAGTTGTCCGGCTACCACTGCCAACCTGCGTCTGGTGCAGGAGATGCTCGGCGAGCGCGCCGGGCGCGATGTGCACCTGTATTCGCTGACGCTGCAGCCGGAGCTGGACAGCCCCGAGCGTTTGCGCGAGTACGTCGAGCGCCACCATATCGGTCCCGGCTGGCAGTTTCTCACCGGCGCGCGCGCCGATATCGAACAACTGCGCCGCGCCCTGGGTTTCTACGACGTCGACCCGGTGGTGGACCTCAACGATCTGAGCCATACCGGCATGCTGCGCATCGGCAACGCTGCACTGGATCGCTGGACGATGGCGCCGTCGCTGACCGATGCCGCGCAGATCCTGTCTACCATCAATCATGTCGATAGCAAGGTGGTGCACACCGCCTATCGCCCGAGTGAGGCGCCTGCCGAGCAGTTAGCGCAGGCGTAG
- a CDS encoding multicopper oxidase family protein, giving the protein MKPLSPSSGPNEAQGTVCPADGELAPPGQLSRRSFLQGSAALAAAPLILAPSRSEAVVPPSPPTIAWQEFLPNEPALLYGSTLNPPPTELANTAAGEAGRPAHQRWAEFGPQAEHYELHAAQREGWVFNPAYPPQPVWTFQAAVADLSVLSPVVHSHYGHPMICRIYNDLPANHTGFGTPEISTHLHNAHVGSESDGFPGDYYSPTKAGPSLTAPGGFKDHLYSNIYAGYDELQNGIGDYREALGTLFYHDHTLDFTAPNIVRGLMGFFLLFDHLDSGNEKDPNPAALRLPSHPYDYPLSFCDRRFDPNGILYYDQVSPEGILGDKTIVNGKIQPVLRVARRKYRLRLLNGGPSRFYQFYLVRPNNVIQPFTYIANDGNLLDKPLLNQTNVRLGVAERADIVVDFSRYPVGTELYLANRLTHRPEDTRRPYQVVAPGEWVLKIVVDREPPEQDLSQVPANLRPLPPLPTTAQLAALPVRKFLFERRQNMWAINGQFINLNTPRALVPMGAMEIWELYSVDDGWDHPVHIHFEEGRLLSKTTDGRNVAIAAHEKGRKDVFNITDRTVLRVLMRFRDYKGKYVMHCHNLIHEDHAMMLRFDIV; this is encoded by the coding sequence ATGAAACCTTTATCACCCAGTTCGGGCCCGAACGAGGCACAGGGCACTGTGTGCCCCGCTGATGGAGAGCTTGCGCCGCCTGGGCAGCTATCACGACGCAGTTTTCTTCAAGGTAGTGCTGCGCTGGCCGCGGCGCCGCTGATCCTGGCGCCCAGTCGCAGCGAGGCAGTTGTACCGCCTAGCCCGCCAACCATTGCCTGGCAGGAATTTCTGCCCAATGAGCCGGCGCTGCTTTACGGCAGCACGCTCAATCCGCCGCCTACCGAGCTGGCCAACACCGCCGCCGGCGAGGCCGGGCGGCCGGCGCATCAGCGCTGGGCCGAGTTCGGCCCGCAGGCCGAGCACTACGAGTTGCATGCGGCGCAGCGCGAGGGTTGGGTGTTCAACCCAGCCTATCCACCACAACCGGTATGGACCTTCCAGGCCGCCGTTGCGGATCTGTCCGTGCTCAGTCCGGTGGTGCACTCGCACTACGGCCATCCGATGATCTGCCGCATCTACAATGACCTGCCGGCCAACCACACCGGTTTTGGTACGCCAGAGATCAGTACCCACCTGCACAACGCTCACGTCGGGTCGGAGAGTGATGGCTTTCCCGGCGACTACTACAGCCCCACCAAGGCCGGGCCCAGCCTGACCGCGCCAGGCGGTTTCAAGGACCACCTTTACTCCAATATCTACGCTGGCTACGACGAGCTGCAGAACGGCATCGGCGACTACCGCGAAGCTCTTGGCACCCTGTTCTACCATGACCACACCCTGGACTTCACCGCGCCCAACATCGTCCGCGGGCTGATGGGTTTCTTCCTGCTGTTCGATCATCTCGACTCAGGCAATGAGAAGGACCCCAACCCGGCTGCCCTGCGTCTGCCCAGTCACCCCTATGATTACCCGCTGAGCTTCTGCGACCGGCGTTTCGACCCCAACGGCATCCTTTACTACGACCAGGTCAGCCCCGAGGGCATCCTCGGCGACAAGACCATAGTCAACGGCAAAATCCAGCCGGTGCTTCGGGTGGCTCGGCGCAAGTACCGCCTGCGTCTGCTTAACGGTGGGCCGAGCCGCTTCTACCAGTTCTACCTGGTGCGGCCGAACAACGTGATCCAGCCCTTCACCTACATCGCCAACGACGGCAACCTGCTGGACAAACCGCTGCTCAATCAGACCAACGTGCGCCTGGGTGTGGCCGAGCGGGCCGATATCGTGGTGGATTTTTCGCGCTACCCGGTGGGCACCGAGCTGTATCTGGCCAACCGCCTGACCCATCGCCCTGAGGACACCCGTCGCCCCTATCAGGTGGTGGCACCCGGCGAATGGGTGCTGAAGATAGTGGTCGACCGCGAGCCGCCGGAGCAGGACCTGAGCCAGGTGCCGGCCAATCTGCGGCCGCTGCCGCCGCTGCCGACGACCGCCCAGCTGGCGGCGCTGCCGGTGCGCAAGTTCCTCTTCGAGCGCCGACAGAACATGTGGGCAATCAACGGTCAGTTCATCAATCTCAATACTCCGCGCGCCCTGGTGCCCATGGGGGCCATGGAGATCTGGGAGCTGTACAGCGTCGATGACGGCTGGGATCACCCCGTTCATATCCATTTCGAGGAGGGCCGTCTGCTGAGCAAGACCACCGATGGCAGGAATGTGGCGATTGCTGCGCATGAGAAGGGACGCAAGGACGTATTCAATATCACTGATCGTACTGTCCTTCGCGTGCTGATGCGTTTTCGCGACTACAAGGGCAAGTACGTGATGCACTGCCACAACCTGATCCACGAAGACCACGCCATGATGCTGCGTTTTGACATCGTCTGA